Below is a window of Plasmodium sp. gorilla clade G2 genome assembly, chromosome: 14 DNA.
TATTGATTTCTTTaactttttatatacattatccAAACCTTCTTTTGCAATACCACATGTGTGAGTCCATATATTTCTAAGATCTTCTTTGGGTGGGCATTCTTTTAATGAATTTAATACATCAAATAATTCCTTTTCTGTTAAattttttgataaattattataatttatattattcaaagaactattacttttattttgcACATTATTATTCTTCATATCATTGTTAGTACCATCTTTATTTTCCTCtactttttcttcattacttttaatatttccattagattttgttttatttatatcttcattgTTAACTTTTAAATTTCTTTTCCTTTGTGGAccgttattatttttttctgctTCACCTAAATTTCGTTCATATACATTGCTAATATTAACAATTTGTAAGCCCTTGTTTTCTAACGATGtctacataaaaaaaaaaattataaaacatacatacatataacatatattctatagtaaattaaatttatataaaaaaataattaattataataataaataacattCATATCAACTTACATTTAGAAAAACATAGTAAAATCCAATTACATATAAACTTAAGCAAATGagtttaaaagaaatataacgTAATGTTCCTTTTTGGTTCTCATTTTCACTATTCAACGAAATAAttgtacaattttttttactcTCCATCTTAATAACTttactatttttttgattaatatataaaggatGCAATTATGTTAaatagtaatatttatatgtattaaataaaaaaaaacaaaaaaaataattatatttataaagaatctatgatataatacaatatgaacatataaataggTATATGTTTCTAATTTTATTCTAAAtaattgataatatattatatagtataaaattatcaaaatatatatatcatattacaCTTGTTTAATTTaaagtaataaatatatatttgtcaaATGCTAAtactatattaaaatatagaaaatataaataaaatatatttatatatgtgtacatatactaggttttataaatattaaatattattgtatatctattaataaaataaaataaattaaaataaattaaattaaaataaattaaaattaaattaaattaaattaaattaaaataaaattaaattaaattaattgaattttattaaatatcaactgttgttttattttatttaattattgtattttgggttattataaaagtacattttgtataaaatttattataaacagTAAAAAAATACGGATAATAACTATCTATGTATTGTAAATTTCCCACTTTtactattataaatattactttgattttatatctatatatattatacattgttatatatatatatatatatatatatataacacaaAATATGCATTTAAATGGATCAGTTCAACtcaacaatatatataactgataaaatattgaaaTTTACCAAAAATTTATAACTCTTTAATTTCCattttacaatttttttctcctttttttttaatacattttaatttattaatatttagaGGATATATTGAGggttttataattattataaaatttatacgATTAGGCACAAAaaggatataatataaatatttctatgataataaaaattataattatcattttatatatatatttcccaTTTTAGAACACTAACTGAcctaaaatatttttttttacactatttttatattataaatgtgttgatatataaatatttatatattaaccatatttttatgattattctataataataataaattatataaaatatattttcattaatatatttccacgaataatttaatatattttgtgtttTAATTAaagtggaaaaaaaaaaaaaattaataaataataaataggaacgaaaaaaaaataattaataaaatttttaaaaactataatataacaaaacatttccacatttttttataattttaataatcaatttgtaattaaatttaattttatatcataccataaattataattataattttattttatgcatATTAATGACAAGTAACACTGTACTTAATaacaactttttttttttttttttttgttattgttgtagattatatataatgtgtaaTGTAATAATTGTTAAAGATAtacattacatatattataactgtttaatatatatatatatatatatatatatatatatatatatatatatatatgtattttacaTATTCCAATAAAAACCTTGTATCATTGAAActacataaaataattaacaaCAATCATTTTGTATCACAATATatgatatgaaaatattaataaactcatagtaaatatattttttaataatttcattatgtatttttttgttctaaaATTCTTTGTATGTTATATATGCCTCTCTAATTTATATAAGTTCTTACTAAagttaatattaatattattttcgtTTTATACAAAAATGCTAGTGGTTTTTTAAAGGATTCATTAATTATTAAAGTACtaaatcatataattatgaacaaaaatatttatattttttattacaagAAAACAAGAACGcataagaacaaaaaaaaaaaaaaaaaaaaaaaaacaaaggaCAAAAGGATAaatcatacatattattagatTTTATACTTTATAGTTTCCGTTAGTATTGtatcttataaaaatatatttctttttcatgatatatattattatatatatatactttatttataaaaaatatgtatatatttttattatatattaattgcattattatatgttctaAAACTATacttgtatttatatttttttataataatattatattaatagctattatgtatatatattaaacatgTATTACAccacattatatatactataaaaatacaagaagtaatacatttttatttaatacatattttcaatacctctaaaaaaaaaatttttaaatatttctaaaAATGAAGGTAATTCccataatgataataatagtacATATTAGTATAAAACAAAaactaaaaaaataacaaggAAAATAgagaacatatataaatagtgTTATATTAACATGAATTTGATGATACTATATATTGtgcttatttttataaaatatattttttaataatatatgcaaTAAATAACCGATAGATCCATGTTCTAAACCAATAGCAACCTAGATACTATTAAATACGAATTTTCAAATTATTCATGGACACACtcgaataattatatatatatatatatatatatatattataatatagtattatacaacatatataaataacgtATATAAATGAGAAAGTCTTAATATACATGTAAAatgttatttttgttttccaATGTTTTCtgttgtatatttataatgttaaatcctgaatttttttttattaattaatttacgttcttttattttatttatatgaacacATTAATTTTAGTATGTGTTTATAAAATACCATATAcattgtattaaaaaaaattatatgtatgtattatataataaaggtatatatgtacttataccatttataatattatatataatagtttataatatatatataaatataaaataatattattcatatacaaatttatttttctatatttcttttatttttgcaAGACATACAACAAATGTGAAAATGAAAAGTAATTATTAAAcctatatataaaaggatattcaaaaatttttttttccgacatttatatttatcatttgatTTATCTGAATTATTTTGAGAATGCATTTCTGAATTTTTGAAGGAACGATTAGGTCTATTTGATTTtgattcattttctttttcatatttttttaaatgtggTGTTCCAACTTTTCCCTTTTCTTTTACATGTggtatattttgttttgtttttgtcTTATCATATGGATATTTGTCCTTCTTGTATTTTCCTTCATTGGGGTTTCCGTATTCTCTTAATTTGCTATTTTTATGtctattatttgttataaatCCATTTGATAATTCTCCTAAGCATCTAAAATTCATTGGCCATAACACcatgtttttataatttatatatttatataatccaTCACAGTCATTCTAAAAATagagaaagaaaaatatattaaaaaaataataaataaagaatcaaattatattaattcaatataacttatattataattaaaaatagaaacgttgaataaaaatataaaaatgtattataacAAAATTTAGTTTTATATTGTAcacatgtatataattttcatctTAATTTTTACATTATAACTTAACGTTAATGATACTAATataattgaaaatataattaatttaatattataaaatatcatttttaatatatacgctattatatttatagatataataatatatgtgtatgtttTTGTAAGCTATAAGGggaaattttattttaaaaaaatatatatatattattaataacatTCATTTTGTtatgaaataatttttttatatatataataatctttCTAATagcatatttatattctccaaattttaatataaatatatttttttcttaactTCTTTtattgcttttttttttttctgttatatcaaataataatatacttttttaaaacttgtgtaaattttatatgaatataaaattattttttaaaaatattattaaaattatgttAATGTCAATCCTAATGTAAATTATAGtatatgtgtaatatatatatatatttttatatgactAAATTatcatgtttatatttataaatgaaatacatatttaataaaattaatataaaaaattaatacattttaattaaaagtaaatattgaaataaataattaatatttttcttttttttttttttttttttttttacaaaacaATAAATTATGTTTTCGTGATGTAACTATTTCACATTGTTCATATGCATATATGTGAATTATACATTCTAGTAtttaattacatatatactaTACAATTGAGtgttaaaaaattatgaaacgttaaaatttaaatacaatataatacCTTTGTATTTACATAAATGCACTTTTTgtgttattattaaattatattatatatttattaaataatcaaataaattttaaaataaaaatatatatatatattatctaatggatattaagaaattatcccatttacaatatatttaattatattaatatatgatatatattttatggactttcatagaaataatatattaatgtattattataatattaaaattgtgtgttaatttatattgatttaaaatataatgcataattttgtaaaattagataataaaaaaaaatgtatatatataattaattatttttttcatttctattataatacatatatgtatatatatattttttttatgactttttatatataacatttatataatatttattattcctTTGCATATAGGTAGaattaagaaataattattttaacttaaaagatatatatatattatttccatatgaaattaaaatatttataatatttttatatagtattatctaaatatttctttttttattttataatattttatgaaattaTTCAGTTacgtaatattattaaaatgaacTAAAATATACTAGttaattgtttttataatataatatataattagtgCATAAAATgttcaaataaattatattttttatatgtatcttattatataaaataatataacatattaaaaaaaatacttcttttactttaaaaaaaaaaatcagattatttatttatcctacaattttatacatacacacacatgtatataatctataaaatattaaaaattagaaatataaaaataaatatataaataaaagaaaaaaaaatatattttaataatataattttattactcttttttttttttgaaataaataaatgaatatatatatttcgtaTAGTAATTATAAATACTTTCAACATACAATTATCTCCTACATCCTCATTCTTattgttcttatatataaatagagagagatatttatatttatttataataatattattaaggtTAAATTTTTCTGTGtatttgttataattttaaatattttagaattaataaaaaaaaaaaaaatatacaaatatataatatatatttttttttctattaaattaaatatgatataaaatataaatttgtcgaaaataataaaatatctttCCCCCTTAGCTATTTCTACTGtgtttcttttaataatatatatagtgctacaaataataatatagttctataattatatatatatatatatataaatatttttttttttttttctttttttgttacGACATATTTATGTATCATGAAACACCAAGTAGAAAgagaattattataaattcaatacatttttttagttaaaaaaagagaaacagcacaaaaataagaatctatattataatgatatgtCACAACAGcttagaaaatataattatatgaaatgttaagaaatataaaagaaataccactacaaaatgaattaataaattttcgGTACCAATCACTTAGTGTGGGAAAAGATATGActcaaaaattaaagaattaaaaagtaTCATGCatccatttttatataaatatcaaattatatatatataaaaaaggaattcCTCTCTTGTTGATACATGATATGGGTGTCTAAAAGATAAAGTCAAAATTGtttgatataaaaattacataCACCAATGAATTTAACATGTTAATAATTCAAGAACATATAttggataatataaaaaaatcatatatattcctGCATTGTAACTtttgaataaattaaataaaaattacgGAAGTTATATGAAAAGATTTTTCAACATATTTTACATAATCCTAAATTGTatactaattttttttctcaattaaattatatatattatttatattaggaACAAAtggaatttattttttctattattattattaatatacatatataagtatatatctttatatatatgtacttaTTTACACTtaatttcataataatatatatactcatttgataatatatatatattttaattatcataaaaatagattttatatatatatattcctatttcttatacaaatataaataattcaagaacattataaaatagatttattattaatattatttatttatataaatagaaatacttattaattttaatagttATGCTTGTTTAcctaattaatttttaatatattttattatatatatgtgataaaaacaaaaaaaaaattaataaaaaaagaatagaaaagaaaaatacatatattaatgtcatatatagaataatagaatcatatatatatatatatatatatattaaaattccTTTACcctaaattttttaataaacataaaatatattaaataaatgaaaaaataatatattaattattaatttgtttctatcataaaaagaatatctatatatagtatacacaaaaaaaaagaaatattttgtatCCTAAATTATTCCTCATGTGTTTCGTAATACATATCTTTATGCGACCATAACCATGTAACAAGTAACCAAACCATAATAAttactaatattattaataatgtaaTAATTCCTAAAATACCTAAACAtgcattaaataatataaaaacagtTGAAAGTATAGATGGACATGTACATAAAACAATATATCCTATAACCAGTATAATTTCACAAATTATAGCACTTTGTCCCAAAACTGTAATCATTCCTGAAATAACTTTccaaaatttattttttttaaaaatcatTTTATACAATTTATTCTTAAATTTAGTCATCCTACTAGTTCTTTTAAACATAGGATTTGATGAAGATCTTACATTACATTCCttcatcatattattttcataataaccACATTCTTCTATTTTAACCAATTCAATTATGTCTTCAATATTCTCAtgatataatacattttctGAATATTGTTCATCACTTTTTCCTTTATCCAAAtggtttttttctttttctttatcatatatttgaaatttctcatatatattatcattttttgacgaataattatatactgGCTCTTTTGTCGCACATTTTACCCTTGAtgtgtttttattatcatgtgtatataaattttctttatggatattctaaaaaaaaaaaaaaataataaatcaataataataataataaatatataatatgaaatccTTTTGTttcaattatttttcttttttatgtttatctttttatattacctCTTTTTCTGCACGTAATACACttaatataacaataaataaaaaaataatggaaCAAAAATTCATTCTtgcattatatttttcataatatatttatgtaataatat
It encodes the following:
- a CDS encoding stevor PIR protein, putative; this translates as MIFYNIKLIIFSIILVSLTLSYNNDCDGLYKYINYKNMVLWPMNFRCLGELSNGFITNNRHKNSKLREYGNPNEGKYKKDKYPYDKTKTKQNIPHVKEKGKVGTPHLKKYEKENESKSNRPNRSFKNSEMHSQNNSDKSNDKYKCRKKKFLNILLYIGLIITFHFHICCMSCKNKRNIEK